Proteins encoded together in one Acipenser ruthenus chromosome 40, fAciRut3.2 maternal haplotype, whole genome shotgun sequence window:
- the LOC131708089 gene encoding alpha-2-macroglobulin-like protein 1 codes for MWRGLLLACLLLHTAQAEESSNGPIYLVTVPSQIFGGTTETFCAQLLHPNESLTFTVTMETNADNLTLLEERVKENEFYRCVPFQVPVFPEETIVYLRAEVKGKTVDLEKRQKVLISSTKPLMFIQTDKPIYKPGQTVKFRIVTLDTHFVPINEKYKTVELQDPATNRIAQWLDRTSVSGILDLSQPLSSEAPQGTYTLHAETESGNHIRQFFNIKEYVLPKYEVKVHLPRSITILDTEVTVKICAKYTYGKPVLGKVTGKFCRPKWNMYWYRRPDNVENNDICHLFNVLTDKTGCVTEVIDLKEFALNATGYSDRFNVACDLEEEGTGVQLSGSSSSTFTSNVNEVSFEGAQNTFKKGIPFKAKIKMTGPDSSPLPHEKVHLIIRWDNHTETMNFTTDSRGLVPISLDTSSWDTQSVRLEARYSLLDYFFDYQLVRPTYGIANLWLNPFYSKSKSFLKIQENEGKLQCGEEAPISIVYIIQGEELAKGEEFMDFYYLVLAKGSIARNGRVGVPMKAGQVSEGEFSFKLPVSSHLAPYAQVLVYAVFPNGEIVADSFDFQVDKCFKNKVDLKFSAPQELPGEDTTVHLRADPGSLCALRAVDQSIILMEPDKELTVDTVYNLLPTQKRDGYSYRVEDYEPYPCLPSPFHRVDKRSIMPYYHSRSHDDVYGIFKGLGLKILSNSDVKKPIECHWLYSDRVTSIAFSQPGVGGQASPFIPMIERMMKPVIETVRKYFPETWIWELVPVGKSGSVEITHTVPDTITEWKAGAFCTSPLGFGMAPPTGLTAFQPFFVELTLPYSVIRGEQFELKATVFNYLSQCIMVKVSHAESSQFQMTPCEGCEYTTCLCADEARTFRWAFIPSALGEVNVTVSAQALQTDTLCGNEVVAVPERGRIDTVIRKLLVEAEGIEQTVTQNALMCPGGSAVKEEISLKLPEVTVNGSAKASLSVLGDLLGRAMQNLDRLLAMPFGCGEQNMVLFAPNIYILKYLQGTGQLTEEIKAKATRFLESGYQRELNYKHEDGSYSAFGKSDDSGNTWLTAFVLKSFGGALPFIYIDPKHIKDAQDWLGHHQQKNGCFLSVGKLFHNNMKGGVGDEVSLTAYITAALLEVETPLTDPVLNNSLACLRSAVDNITNTYTTALLSYTFSLAGEQEMRSKLLTELEEQAHKTDGSLHWSRSKRDSRRSDSLEVEMTAYVLMSVLSAPMPSASDLSYASRIVKWLAYQQNPYGGFSSTQDTVVALQALARYSALVYSPEGSSTLTVRSKGGFMRQFHLDQSNRLLYQEEPLQEVPGEYSVEAEGKNCVFVQLALRYNIPPPPGFSTFNISAEARGLCNATDKKTLKVLFTVSYNGKREVTNMVIVNVKLLSGFSPDKLSLENLQRAPLVKRVDTEDRHVIIYIDGLIRLLPMNYAFNIIEDFNVRNLKPAVVKIYDYYQTSEHAESEYSSPCHEPEEVNEV; via the exons ATGTGGAGAGGGCTTCTATTAGCCTGCCTGCTTCTACACACAGCACAGGCAGAGGAGAGCTCCAATGGACC GATATACCTGGTGACGGTTCCCTCTCAAATTTTCGGAGGCACCACAGAGACATTCTGCGCCCAACTCCTCCACCCCAATGAGAGCCTCACTTTCACTGTCACCATGGAGACCAATGCTGACAACCTGACTCTCCTGGAAGAGAGGGTGAAGGAGAATGAGTTCTACCGATGTGTCCCCTTTCAG GTTCCAGTGTTCCCTGAAGAAACCATTGTGTATCTCCGAGCCGAAGTGAAAGGAAAAACAGTCGACTTGGAGAAACGACAAAAAGTCCTGATTAGTTCAACTAAGCCCCTGATGTTTATACAGACAGACAAACCCATCTATAAACCTGGCCAGACAG TTAAATTTCGAATTGTCACGCTGGACACACATTTTGTTCCTATCAATGAAAAG TACAAAACTGTGGAACTGCAG GACCCCGCGACTAATCGCATCGCTCAGTGGCTCGACAGGACGTCCGTCAGTGGGATTCTGGACTTGTCACAGCCCCTCAGTTCCGAAGCCCCCCAAGGAACATACACACTTCATGCAGAGACAGAAAGTGGCAATCACATTAGACAGTTTTTTAACATCAAGGAGTACG TCCTACCCAAGTATGAGGTGAAGGTTCATCTCCCCAGATCAATCACCATCTTGGATACAGAGGTCACAGTCAAGATCTGTGCAAA GTACACCTATGGGAAGCCTGTCTTGGGGAAGGTAACAGGAAAATTCTGCCGGCCCAAATGGAACATGTACTGGTATCGAAGGCCCGATAATGTGGAGAACAACGACATCTGCCATTTGTTTAACGTTCTG ACTGACAAGACTGGTTGTGTGACCGAAGTTATTGATCTGAAAGAATTTGCATTGAATGCGACTGGCTACTCTGATCGGTTTAATGTGGCGTGTGATCTGGAAGAAGAAGGAACAG gTGTTCAACTGAGTGGCTCCAGTTCCAGTACATTCACCTCTAATGTTAATGAAGTCAGTTTCGAGGGGGCACAGAATACCTTTAAAAAGGGCATCCCCTTTAAGGCAAAG ATCAAGATGACCGGACCTGACTCTTCCCCCCTCCCACACGAGAAGGTTCATCTCATCATCCGATGGGACAACCACACCGAGACCATGAACTTCACCACGGACAGCAGGGGCCTGGTCCCCATCTCACTGGACACCTCATCCTGGGACACCCAGTCTGTCAGGCTTGAG GCTCGCTACTCTCTGCTGGATTACTTTTTTGATTATCAGTTGGTCCGTCCCACATATGGTATCGCCAATCTGTGGCTCAATCCCTTTTATTCCAAGAGCAAGAGCTTCCTGAAGATCCAGGAGAACGAGGGCAAGCTTCAGTGCGGGGAGGAAGCACCAATCAGCATTGTTTACATCATCCAGGGGGAGGAGCTGGCAAAGGGGGAGGAGTTTATGGATTTCTATTATCTG GTTTTAGCTAAAGGAAGCATTGCTCGGAATGGGCGTGTTGGGGTCCCGATGAAGGCAGGACAAG TGTCAGAGGGAGAGTTCTCCTTCAAGCTGCCGGTGTCGTCACACTTAGCCCCTTACGCTCAGGTCCTTGTCTACGCTGTGTTCCCGAACGGGGAGATTGTTGCGGACAGCTTTGATTTCCAGGTCGACAAGTGTTTTAAGAACAAG GTAGATCTCAAGTTCTCAGCTCCTCAGGAGCTCCCTGGAGAGGACACCACCGTTCACCTGCGTGCCGATCCTGGGTCCCTGTGCGCTCTCCGGGCGGTCGATCAAAGCATTATACTGATGGAGCCTGATAAGGAACTGACTGTAGACACT GTATACAACCTGCTCCCCACTCAAAAGAGAGATGGATATTCATACAGAGTGGAGGATTATGAACCCTACCCTTGCCTACCGTCTCCATTTCACAGAGTGGACAAGCGCTCCATAATGCCATACTACCATAGTAGATCACATGATGATGTATACGGGATCTTTAAG GGTCTGGGTCTGAAGATTCTGTCTAACTCTGATGTGAAGAAGCCAATTGAGTGTCACTGGTTATATTCAGATAGGGTGACATCTATAG CGTTCAGTCAACCAGGCGTAGGTGGTCAAGCAAGCCCATTTATTCCTATGATAGAGCGTATGATGAAGCCTGTGATAGAGACTGTCCGGAAGTACTTCCCTGAGACATGGATCTGGGAGCTGGTTCCAGTTGG gaaGTCTGGCTCagtggagattacacacacagttcCAGACACCATCACTGAGTGGAAGGCAGGGGCATTCTGCACATCTCCTCTGGGATTTGGTATGGCGCCCCCAACTGGGCTCACAGCATTCCAGCCCTTCTTCGTGGAGCTCACTCTACCCTACTCTGTCATCAGAGGGGAGCAGTTTGAGCTGAAGGCCACCGTCTTCAACTACCTGTCCCAGTGCATCATG GTGAAGGTCAGCCATGCAGAGTCTTCCCAGTTTCAGATGACGCCCTGTGAGGGGTGTGAGTACACGACCTGCCTGTGTGCCGATGAAGCCAGGACATTCCGCTGGGCTTTCATCCCCTCAGCGCTGG GTGAGGTGAATGTGACAGTCAGCGCTCAGGCTCTTCAGACAGACACTCTGTGTGGTAATGAAGTGGTGGCTGTCCCTGAGAGAGGCCGCATTGACACGGTCATCCGCAAACTACTGGTGGAG GCTGAAGGAATAGAACAGACTGTTACCCAGAATGCACTGATGTGTCCCGGAG GGAGTGCTGTGAAGGAGGAGATCTCCTTGAAGCTGCCAGAAGTGACAGTGAATGGATCAGCTAAAGCTTCCTTGTCGGTTCTCG GGGACCTGCTGGGCCGGGCCATGCAGAACCTGGACCGGCTCCTTGCCATGCCCTTCGGGTGCGGAGAACAGAACATGGTGCTCTTCGCTCCCAACATCTACATCCTGAAATACCTGCAGGGGACCGGGCAGCTGACTGAGGAGATCAAAGCCAAAGCCACAAGGTTCCTGGAGAGTG GTTACCAGCGGGAACTGAACTACAAACACGAAGATGGTTCTTACAGTGCCTTTGGGAAGAGCGATGACTCTGGAAACACCTG GTTGACAGCCTTTGTGTTAAAGTCGTTTGGCGGGGCGCTGCCCTTCATTTACATCGACCCCAAACATATCAAGGACGCACAGGACTGGTTGGGCCACCACCAGCAAAAGAACGGCTGTTTCCTGAGCGTTGGAAAACTCTTCCACAACAACATGAAG gggggaGTCGGGGACGAAGTGTCGCTGACAGCCTACATCACCGCGGCCCTGCTAGAGGTGGAGACCCCTCTCACT GACCCCGTGTTAAACAACAGTCTGGCTTGTCTGAGGTCTGCGGTCGACAATATAACCAACACGTACACCACAGCGCTTCTGTCCTACACCTTCAGCCTGGCAGGAGAGCAGGAGATGAGATCAAAACTACTCACTGAGCTGGAAGAGCAAGCACACAAGACAG ACGGCTCCCTGCACTGGTCGCGCTCCAAACGGGATTCTAGAAGGAGCGACTCTCTGGAAGTGGAGATGACGGCCTACGTGCTGATGTCTGTTCTCTCCGCACCCATGCCGTCTGCCTCCGATCTCAGCTACGCTTCCCGGATTGTCAAGTGGCTGGCTTACCAGCAGAACCCTTACGGAGGATTCTCGTCCACACAG gaCACAGTGGTGGCTCTGCAGGCCCTGGCTCGGTACAGTGCCCTGGTCTACTCCCCAGAGGGCTCCAGCACTCTCACAGTGCGTTCTAAAGGGGGCTTCATGAGACAGTTCCACCTGGACCAGAGCAACAGGCTGCTCTACCAGGAGGAGCCACTGCAGGAAGTCCCTGGGGAATACAGCGTGGAGGCAGAGGGCAAGAACTGCGTCTTTGTGCAG TTGGCACTCCGGTACAACATCCCCCCCCCTCCCGGGTTCTCCACCTTCAACATCTCCGCGGAGGCGAGGGGGCTCTGCAACGCCACTGATAAGAAGACCCTGAAAGTGCTCTTCACAGTCAG